A genomic stretch from Doryrhamphus excisus isolate RoL2022-K1 chromosome 23, RoL_Dexc_1.0, whole genome shotgun sequence includes:
- the hnrnpaba gene encoding heterogeneous nuclear ribonucleoprotein A/Ba: MADIEQQYMETSENGHEVDDFNGGDQAEGTVCDGAGPDADDNSQNGGTEGGQIDASKGEEDAGKMFVGGLSWDTTKKDLKDYFSKFGEVSDCTIKIDQTTGRSRGFGFILFKDPISVEKVLEQKEHRLDGRQIDPKKAMAMKKDPVKKIFVGGLNPDTAKEVIEEYFKTFGEIETIELPQDPKTEKRRGFVFITYQEEAHVKKVMEKKYHTVGGSKCEIKIAQPKEVYQQQQYGARGYGGARGRGGRPGQGHNWNQGYNNYWNQGGYNQNYGYGQQSYGGYGGYGGYDYSTGYYGYGGGYDYNQNNTSYGKTPRRGHPSSYKPY; the protein is encoded by the exons ATGGCCGATATCGAGCAACAGTACATGGAGACCTCAGAAAACGGCCACGAAGTCGACGACTTTAATGGAGGCGACCAGGCGGAAGGGACCGTCTGTGATGGCGCAGGGCCCGACGCGGACGACAATTCGCAAAACGGCGGCACAGAAGGCGGTCAAATCGACGCGAGTAAAGGCGAAGAGGATGCGGG GAAAATGTTTGTCGGTGGCCTCAGCTGGGATACGACCAAGAAGGATCTCAAAGATTACTTCTCCAAGTTTGGCGAGGTGTCAGACTGCACCATTAAGATCGATCAGACGACAGGCCGGTCACGAGGCTTTGGATTTATTCTTTTTAAAGATCCAATTAGTGTGGAAAAG GTTCTTGAACAGAAGGAGCACAGGCTGGACGGACGACAGATTGACCCCAAGAAGGCGATGGCCATGAAAAAGGATCCGGTAAAGAAGATTTTCGTGGGGGGTCTTAACCCAGACACGGCAAAGGAGGTCATCGAGGAATACTTCAAAACATTTGGCGAG ATCGAGACAATTGAGCTTCCTCAAGATCCAAAGACTGAAAAGAGGAGAGGTTTTGTCTTCATCACGTACCAGGAGGAGGCCCACGTGAAGAAAGTCATGGAGAAGAAGTACCACACCGTCGGTGGAAGCAAG tgTGAAATTAAGATCGCTCAACCCAAAGAGGTctaccagcagcagcagtacgGCGCTCGTGGGTACGGCGGTGCACGTGGCAGGGGCGGTCGTCCAG gCCAGGGCCACAACTGGAATCAAGGTTACAACAACTACTGGAACCAAGGAGGATACAACCAGAACTATGGCTATGGACAGCAGAGCTATGGCGGCTACGGTGGCTATGGCGGCTATGACTACTCTACCGGTTATTACGGCTATGGGGGTGGCTACGATTACA ACCAGAACAATACAAGCTATGGGAAAACTCCAAGACGTGGCCACCCGAGTAGCTACAAGCCATACTGA
- the phykpl gene encoding 5-phosphohydroxy-L-lysine phospho-lyase: MASHLLSKEDTLAMRKRLIGESCRLFYSDDPVKIIKARGQYLFDENGSRYLDCIGNVHHVGHCHPSVTKAAAEQMDLLNTNTRFLHDNLVLYANRLAATLPDKLSVFYFVNSGSEANDLALRLARQYTQHEDVIVLDHAYHGHLVSLIDISPYKFRKLSGQKEWVHVAPLPDTYRGIYKEDEPNPGLAYANTVRDLIEDVQSKGRKIAAFFAESMPSVGGQIILPQGYSSKVAEYVGAVGGVFVADEVQTGFGRAGSHFWAFQLQGANFCPDILTMGKPMGNGHPIACVATTAEIAGAFTDNGVEYFNTFGGNPVSCAIGLAVLEVIEKEDLTGNATRVGAHLKDLFTKLQSRHQIIGDVRGKGLFIGVELVQDRQTRKPATKAAAHVVKRLKAEDRICVSTDGPWDNVLKFKPPMCFSVEDAELVARCIDRILTDMEASH, translated from the exons ATGGCGTCACATTTACTCAGCAAGGAGGACACCCTGGCAATGAGGAAGAGATTGATAGG AGAATCGTGCAGACTTTTTTATTCAGACGATCCTGTCAAAATTATCAAAGCAAGGGGACAATATCTTTTTGATGAGAACGGTAGTCGCTACCTGGACTGCATCGGAAATGTCCATCACG TGGGCCATTGCCATCCCAGTGTTACAAAGGCTGCAGCAGAACAAATGGACCTTCTGAACACCAATACCAGATTCCTGCACGACAATTTAGTCCTGTATGCAAATCGCCTGGCTGCCACGTTGCCagacaaactgtctgtcttctaCTTTGTCAACTCTGG CTCAGAAGCCAACGATCTCGCACTACGCCTGGCCCGCCAGTACACCCAACACGAGGACGTCATCGTGCTTGACCA TGCGTATCATGGTCATCTAGTGTCCCTCATCGACATCAGTCCTTATAAATTCCGGAAACTATCAGGGCAAAAAGAATGGGTTCATGTG GCCCCCTTACCAGACACCTACAGAGGCATATACAAAGAGGATGAACCCAATCCGGGGTTGGCTTATGCAAATACAGTGCGAGACTTAATAGAGGATGTGCAAAGCAAAGGTCGAAAG ATTGCTGCCTTTTTTGCTGAATCAATGCCAAGTGTCGGAGGACAAATCATTTTACCCCAAGGTTACTCATCCAAAGTTGCAGA GTACGTTGGCGCAGTGGGCGGTGTGTTTGTGGCCGACGAGGTGCAGACAGGATTCGGACGCGCGGGGAGTCATTTTTGGGCTTTTCAGTTGCAAGGTGCAAATTTCTGCCCCGATATATTGACGATGGGGAAACCGATGGGAAACGGGCATCCGATCGCGTGTGTGGCGACGACGGCGGAGATAGCCGGAGCGTTCACCGACAATGGCGTGGAGTACTTTAATACG TTTGGAGGTAATCCAGTTTCGTGTGCAATCGGGCTGGCGGTCCTGGAGGTCATCGAGAAAGAGGACCTGACAGGAAACGCCACTCGGGTCGGCGCGCATCTTAAAGATTTGTTCACAAAACTGCAATCTCGACATCAAATAATCGGCGATGTTAG GGGCAAAGGTCTTTTTATCGGAGTCGAGCTGGTCCAAGATCGACAAACGAGGAAACCTGCCACCAAAGCTGCAGCACACGTGGTAAAAAG GCTGAAAGCTGAGGATCGAATCTGTGTCAGCACCGATGGCCCCTGGGACAACGTGTTAAAGTTTAAACCCCCAATGTGCTTCAGCGTGGAAGACGCTGAGCTGGTGGCGAGGTGTATTGATCGCATACTCACAG acatggaAGCCAGCCATTGA
- the LOC131110346 gene encoding protein FAM53C-like — MVTLITEQLRKQSLEEPYHKAFNVNVTLPALGSSPTISWRTCKSTQEPSFAPQPSFKAKPLDSTWGLDSTWPRQPQRGAEFSMTNQDFHSSPPPPPPKRHCRSLSVPEDLSRCRSTWHPSASKVWTPVKRTSQSIGTSNVGSGDALLSLSGPRTSNKSSLHSSSSPTFFSLALSADSPLPWSFPWDPCDSPKTACSSSLATPSSCSSSPTPLMRHLLLHRRYSLSPLQVQTASTPHQHPQAAHAVGMEVPALSPSPTSACSTPSSSRRSLHPTLPRCHSQPCDMRKPRLKRRHDPDVLPGPRPGLDFGKMTQIGNGDILMSTSGACNIQTNSAVSPAEFLGRASIGPLSESEEDDDDDDDDDDSIKRTATPEVQMFFERDCTELDLNLIEEN; from the exons ATGGTGACACTTATCACGGAGCAGCTCCGGAAGCAAAGTTTGGAAGAACCTTATCACAAGGCTTTTAATGTGAATGTG acgCTACCTGCGTTAGGCTCCAGCCCCACAATctcctggagaacatgcaaatccaCACAAG AGCCCAGCTTTGCTCCGCAGCCATCATTCAAAGCCAAACCTCTGGATTCAACCTGGGGACTGGACTCCACGTGGCCTCGGCAACCTCAACGTGGAGCTGAGTTTTCCATGACAAACCAGGATTTCCACAGCTCTCCTCCTCCGCCACCTCCAAAACGCCACTGTCGCTCCCTCTCTGTTCCGGAGGATCTTTCTCGATGTCGCTCCACATGGCATCCCAGTGCATCCAAAGTTTGGACCCCAGTAAAACGTACCAGTCAAAGCATAGGAACATCTAATGTGGGTTCTGGAGATGCCTTGTTAAGTCTTAGTGGTCCTCGGACTTCCAATAAGTCGTCCTTGCATTCCTCCTCCAGCCCTACTTTCTTTAGCTTAGCACTGTCGGCGGACTCTCCACTGCCGTGGAGCTTTCCGTGGGACCCATGCGACTCGCCAAAAACGGCCTGCTCTTCATCCCTGGCCACCCCTTCCTCATGCTCATCATCACCGACACCGCTAATGCGCCACTTGTTGCTTCACCGCCGCTACTCGCTCTCGCCGTTGCAAGTTCAGACCGCATCCACGCCGCACCAGCACCCTCAGGCAGCCCACGCTGTGGGCATGGAGGTCCCCGCCTTGTCTCCTTCTCCCACTTCGGCCTGCAGCACGCCATCATCATCTCGACGCAGCCTGCACCCGACACTGCCGCGATGCCACTCGCAGCCCTGCGACATGCGGAAACCTCGCTTGAAGAGGCGTCACGATCCAGATGTGTTACCTGGTCCGAGGCCTGGACTGGACTTCGGCAAGATGACACAG ATTGGCAATGGTGACATTCTCATGTCCACTTCAGGTGCCTGTAACATCCAGACAAACTCTGCTGTCTCGCCTGCTGAGTTCCTGGGTCGAGCCAGCATCGGGCCGCTAAGTGAAAGTGAagaggacgacgacgacgatgatgacgacgatgattCAATCAAAAGAACTGCAACACCTGAGgtgcaaatgttttttgaaaGAGACTGCACAGAACTGGACTTGAACCTCATAGAAGAGAACTGA